Within Phycodurus eques isolate BA_2022a chromosome 18, UOR_Pequ_1.1, whole genome shotgun sequence, the genomic segment GAGCAGAACGATGTCAACATCATCATGGACGCCCTGCAGAAGGATCTCGCTGTCGAAGCTGACAATTTTATTTCTCTTGGCGGCCCTCAGGGTGCCCACCAATGCCTCGAAGATGTTGGCACAGCGGTCGTCGTTGAACAGCACTCCAAACTTTACACTTGTTTGACCGTCAGCATCTGCAATAAATTTTAGAGAAGTGAATTTTTCAAGCCTCCTGGGAGCAGTATAAGGAAACCGTCGACATAATAATACAGTAGCGCACACGTTTCCTCAAATACTGACTCAATTTCTATAAAGTAGGTTTTATTACTTGTGGACTTAGGAATATTACTACTGAATGTAACGGTCAACAACATAATCAGAGTATGCTCATTTGTTTCCAGCACAAGGAGTAGtcgactttttaaaaaaaaaaaaaaaaaaaaaaaaaaaaaatcacatgaatAACATTTATGGTTTAATTAGACTTGAGGAAAGAACTAGCTTCAAAACAGACTGGCTAGATAAAAGAGAATCACATAATGCCACAATGGACAAGAAGAGCCTGAACTTACTTTTGTTCCCAAGTCGTTCAATCTCCCCCACCAGCAGGTTTACTTCATGGGCAACATTCATTGTTGCTGTGGAAAGGGAatagaatacaaaaatataaacatgttAATGGGGTTCTTAATAGTTTAAGAGGGGTGCTTTTTAGTACAAACCCAAAACAGATTTCATtcacaatattttttcaatgtagCGGTGCCTCTTAAGACCACAGTCAGTAACGCATTGTaatatcttttttaaatttaagctACGGACATGACcgccacaatttcccaaaacaatttgaaatgtggacccgtcggaccacagaacac encodes:
- the abracl gene encoding costars family protein ABRACL, with product MNVAHEVNLLVGEIERLGNKNADGQTSVKFGVLFNDDRCANIFEALVGTLRAAKRNKIVSFDSEILLQGVHDDVDIVLLQK